The sequence below is a genomic window from Lelliottia sp. JS-SCA-14.
TGAGGGTAATCAGGCCCGGCAGCTGGCGATGCACCCACTCAAAGCGCGCGGCGGGAGCCAGGCCTGACTCTTCGGTGACAATCTTCTCAAACTGCGCCTTAAGGGCGTTAATGTGGGCAATCTGGTTTTCAATCTGCTCGCGCAGGGGGCCGTCGCACTGCAGGCATATCACGCCCGGCAGCCGCACGGCGGCTTTGCTGCTGCGGTTTTCCGACTGCTGCTGGATAAAAAGATGGCGGTAGTGGGCGAGCGTCAGTTCCAGCGCTTCCTTGCCGATATGCTGCTTCACCTCAATCACATCCAGCGGATCGTGCTCCGCGCCTTTGACCACATCCGGCAGAGTGAAGACGCGCGCGGCCAGCAGTCGGCAGCTTTTGAGCCGTTCGCACAGGCTCATCAGCTCGTGCTCTATCTGGTGAAAAGTCGAATTCAGCCTTTCGAGAAGATCGTAAGTCGCCATAAAACACTCTCAGTAGTTACAACATACTTACTATATAGCACAGTGCGCCCGGTCAGGCTAGGGTGCGGATTCGGTCCGGCAGGCTAAAAGGGGCTTATCGATTGGGGGTTAACTATACGAATTTTGTATACTTTGCGTCTCTCATGCCCCCTCGGTTGATCCAGAACAGGTTAAAAGTATGATGAAAACCTAAAATCGTCACACGTTTTAGCTACCCCGAAAGGGTAAGAGGCAACTTTTGTCCAGACCTGGCCGTATCCTCTGCGCGCTGCTGGCGTGCGCGTCGTTCTTCGCACAAGCCACCGCACCGGATGAACTGACAACCGCGTGGCCCGTCAACGTTGGACCGCTTAATCCCCATCTTTATACGCCCAATCAAATGTTTGCCCAGAGCATGGTGTACGAGTCGCTTGTGAAGTATCAGGCCGATGGCTCGGTCAAACCCTGGCTGGCGAAAAGCTGGACCCACACGGCGGATGGCAAAACCTGGGTGTTTGCTCTGCGTGACGGTGTCACTTTTTCCAACGGTGAACCTTTTAATGCGTTCGCCGCTGCCGAGAACTTTCGCGCCGTGCTGGATAACCGCCAGCGCCACGCGTGGCTGGAGCTGGCCCGACAGATCGTCGACGTCAAAGCCCTCAGCGATAACGAATTGCAAATCACCCTGAAAAGCGCCTATTACCCGTTCCTACAGGAACTCGCACTGCCGCGTCCTTTCCGCTTCATCGCCCCGTCGCAGTTTAAAAACAACGAAACGATGAACGGCATCAAAGCGCCAGTCGGCACCGGTCCATGGGTGCTGAAAGAGTCCAAACTCAACCAGTATGACGTGCTGGTGCGTAACGACCGTTACTGGGGTGAAAAGCCCGTCATCCGGCAGATCACGGTTAAAGTGATCCCGGACCCGACCACCCGCGCCGTGGCTTTTGAAACGGGCGATATTGACCTGCTGTATGGCAATGAGGGGCTGCTCCCGCTCGATACCTTTGCCCGGTTCAGCCAGAGCGCGAACTATCGCACCCAGCTTTCCCAGCCCGTCGAAACGGTGATGCTCGCGCTCAATTCCGCTAAAGCGCCGACGGACGATCTGGCGGTGCGCGAAGCGCTGAACTACGCGGTCAACAAAAAATCCCTGATCGACAACGCCCTCTACGGCACACAAAAAGTCGCGGACACGCTCTTTGCCCCGACGGTACCCTACGCGAACATTGGCCTGAAGCCGCGTCAGTACGATCCGCAGCAGGCCAAATCCCTGCTGGAGCAGGCGGGATGGAAGGTGCAGAGCGGAAAAGCCATCCGCGAGAAAAACGGCCAGCCGCTGCGGATTGAACTCTCCTATATCGGCACCGATGCCCTGAGCAAATCGATGGCGGAAATTATTCAGGCCGATATGCGTCAGGTGGGCGTCGATGTGGCGCTGGTCGGGGAAGAGGAGAGCAGCATTTACGCCCGTCAGCGCGACGGTCGCTTTGGCATGATCTTCAACCGCACCTGGGGCGCGCCTTACGACCCGCATGCCTTTATGAGCTCGATGCGCGTGCCATCCCACGCCGACTATCAGGCGCAGCTGGGCCTCGCGGATAAACCGGTTATCGACAAAGAGATTGGCGAAGTGCTCTCGACGAGCGATGAAGCGCAGCGTCAGGCGCTGTACCGCGATATCTTAACCCGCCTGCACAACGACGCGGTCTACCTGCCGATAAGCTACGTCTCGATGATGGTGGTGGCGAAGCCCGAGCTGGGCGTGATCCCGTTCGCGCCTGTTGCGTCCGATATTCCGTTCGAACAGATCCAACCGGTGAAACAGTAATGCTGCGCTATATCGTGCGGCGTGTGCTGCTCCTGATCCCGATGATTCTCGCCGCCTCGGTGATTATTTTTCTGATGCTGCGCCTCGGCACCGGCGACCCGGCGCTGGATTATCTGCGTCTGTCGAATCTGCCGCCCACGCCGGAAATGGTCGCCTCCACGCGCGTGATGCTCGGGCTGGATCAGCCGTTAATCGTGCAGTACGGCACCTGGCTGTGGCGGGCGCTGCATCTGGATTTCGGCATCTCCTTTGCCACCCAGCGCCCGGTGCTGGACGATGTTCTGCATTTTCTGCCCGCCACGCTGCTGCTGGCCGGTGCGGCGCTGGTGCTTATCCTGCTTACCTCGGTGCCGCTGGGGATCTGGGCGGCGCGCCATCGCGACAGGCTGCCGGATTTCATCGTGCGGGTGATCTCGTTCCTCGGCGTCTCGATGCCCAATTTCTGGCTCGCCTTCCTGCTGGTGATGTGTTTTTCGGTATGGCTCAAATGGCTACCGGCGATGGGCTACGGCGACTGGCAGCACCTGATTTTGCCTGCGGTGTCGATCGCCTTTATGTCGCTGGCGATTAACGCTCGGCTGCTGCGGGCCAGCATGCTCGACGTCGCCGGACAGCGGCACGTCACCTGGGCACGTCTGCGCGGGCTCAGCCATAAACAGACCGAGCGCCGCCACATTCTGCGCAACGCCTCGCTGCCGATGATCACCGCCGTGGGGATGCACATTGGCGAGCTGATCGGCGGGACGATGATCATCGAAAACATCTTTGCCTGGCCGGGCGTGGGGCGCTACGCCGTCTCGGCGATTTTTAATCGCGACTATCCGGTCATCCAGTG
It includes:
- the nikA gene encoding nickel ABC transporter substrate-binding protein, with product MSRPGRILCALLACASFFAQATAPDELTTAWPVNVGPLNPHLYTPNQMFAQSMVYESLVKYQADGSVKPWLAKSWTHTADGKTWVFALRDGVTFSNGEPFNAFAAAENFRAVLDNRQRHAWLELARQIVDVKALSDNELQITLKSAYYPFLQELALPRPFRFIAPSQFKNNETMNGIKAPVGTGPWVLKESKLNQYDVLVRNDRYWGEKPVIRQITVKVIPDPTTRAVAFETGDIDLLYGNEGLLPLDTFARFSQSANYRTQLSQPVETVMLALNSAKAPTDDLAVREALNYAVNKKSLIDNALYGTQKVADTLFAPTVPYANIGLKPRQYDPQQAKSLLEQAGWKVQSGKAIREKNGQPLRIELSYIGTDALSKSMAEIIQADMRQVGVDVALVGEEESSIYARQRDGRFGMIFNRTWGAPYDPHAFMSSMRVPSHADYQAQLGLADKPVIDKEIGEVLSTSDEAQRQALYRDILTRLHNDAVYLPISYVSMMVVAKPELGVIPFAPVASDIPFEQIQPVKQ
- the nikB gene encoding nickel ABC transporter permease subunit NikB, which encodes MLRYIVRRVLLLIPMILAASVIIFLMLRLGTGDPALDYLRLSNLPPTPEMVASTRVMLGLDQPLIVQYGTWLWRALHLDFGISFATQRPVLDDVLHFLPATLLLAGAALVLILLTSVPLGIWAARHRDRLPDFIVRVISFLGVSMPNFWLAFLLVMCFSVWLKWLPAMGYGDWQHLILPAVSIAFMSLAINARLLRASMLDVAGQRHVTWARLRGLSHKQTERRHILRNASLPMITAVGMHIGELIGGTMIIENIFAWPGVGRYAVSAIFNRDYPVIQCFTLIMVVVFVLCNLAVDVLNAALDPRIRRHEGAHA